In Vigna unguiculata cultivar IT97K-499-35 chromosome 3, ASM411807v1, whole genome shotgun sequence, a single genomic region encodes these proteins:
- the LOC114176573 gene encoding probable calcium-binding protein CML41, giving the protein MATDRIFKPSKWFSNKSLRLSLRRPRSRSSNSSSQSSTASPRSPMSTCTTPKKGEMNGLVEAFRHLDGDGDGKISAYELRSYFGSIGEQVSHEDVEGVIHDLDSDGDNMLDLQDFTKLMKRDGGDGDERDLRKAFEMFVWEKEGCGCITPKGLQRMLHRLGDDRSYDDCVAMIGAFDIDHNGVLDFDEFYQMMA; this is encoded by the coding sequence ATGGCTACCGATAGAATTTTCAAGCCTTCCAAATGGTTCTCCAACAAGAGTCTTAGGTTAAGCCTTCGTCGCCCGAGATCAAGATCCTCCAACTCATCATCACAATCCTCAACTGCGTCTCCACGATCTCCCATGTCAACATGCACAACCCCAAAGAAGGGAGAGATGAACGGGCTGGTGGAGGCTTTTCGCCACTTGGACGGTGATGGAGATGGGAAAATCTCGGCCTATGAGCTAAGGTCGTATTTTGGATCCATTGGGGAGCAGGTGTCTCACGAGGACGTTGAAGGGGTCATCCATGACCTCGATTCTGATGGGGATAACATGCTGGACTTGCAGGATTTCACGAAGCTGATGAAGAGagatggtggtgatggtgatgaGCGGGATCTACGAAAGGCTTTTGAGATGTTTGTGTGGGAGAAAGAAGGGTGTGGTTGCATCACCCCGAAGGGGTTGCAGAGGATGTTGCACCGTCTTGGAGATGATAGGTCCTATGATGACTGTGTTGCAATGATCGGTGCCTTTGATATTGATCACAACGGTGTTCTTGATTTCGATGAGTTTTACCAGATGATGGCTTAG